The Streptomyces sp. JB150 genomic interval CGCCACGTTCATCCACCAAGGCAACCGACCCAATATCTGCGGTGATGCTGACGAGGATGTCACCTACGTGAGTGCGAGACCTCTCGCGTTCCGGTCCGGGTTCGGCGTCGACGTAGAGCGAGTCCCGGAGGTCGAGCTGGATACCCCGCCTCGGAATGTTGGTGATCCGCAGGAACAAGCTGCCGCTGTCGGCAACGAGGTCACCCCAGCCGCGCGGGCCGCTTGTGATCTTCGTGGCCAGATGCTTGAGGCGAGCGGGCTGACCGCTGGCACGATCAAGCATCTCAGTGACGACGCTGTCGTCGGATTGCTCCAGCAGGGCTGTTTGTCGGGTGCGGTGTGCAAGCAGGGCATCCATTCGGGCAGTTTCGGCGTCGAGGAAATCGGCGATGCGGTGTTGCTCTGCCAGTGGAGGCAGATTGATTTCCACAGCGCCGAGTTCTTCAGCATTGAGGTGAGATTGAGCTGCCCGAGAGCTTGCCAGCTTCATTTGTTCAACAGCAGCGGAGCTCAGCAGGGACCAGGCAGCGTACCTAGAGTCGATGGTGAGAGGAGTGACGCGCAGATCATATCCCGGAGCGCTTCCAGCCCACTCCCTGGGTACCCTCGCTGAATCTCCGGTGTGTGCGCCGCTCCGAACGACAAGAATTTCTCCTTCGGTCAGCAGGGGAGCCCTATTGAGGGGAAGATTTTCGGGCTTAGCCCGAAGAAGATCCTTTTCGGTGATTTGGCCGCGGGAGATGTTGGTTGCCCGGATAATGGGGATACCGGACTCGGAAAGGGGTGGCGGTTGGCCAAGTCCGTATTGAATGCGAGCTACGCGTTTCAGTGGCGTCACAGCAATCACTCGGTCACCTCCGAGAGCAGGATCTGAATCTCTGCCTCCAGCGCCTTCAACTCCGCGTCGATCTCCGCCAGCGGCCGAGGCGGCTCGTACACGTAGAAGTGCCGCGTGAACGGGATCTCGTACCCGATCTTCGTCTTGCTGTGGTCGATCCACGCGTCCGGCACGTGCGGGTGGACCTCCCGTGCCAGGTACTCTTCGACGTCCTCGCCCAGCGGCACGTTCTCGTAGTCCCGAAGCTCCGCGTCCGGCTCGGGCTCACCCTTGACGCGCTGCACCTCGCCCTCCGGGTCCCGCACCCCGATGACATCCCGCAACGCCTTGTTGAACGGCGCCCCCGTCGGCCAGGTCCCGCCGGCCTGCACCACCGCGTCCTTCAACGCGAGCCAGGCCTCCTGCTTGGTGGCCCAGCTCGTGTCCATCAGGGACTTAAACGCGTCCGTCAGCGCCGGAGCCTGCGGCAGCTTCTGGATCGGCTTGGACGCCTCCAGCGCGGCCAGCGTCTCCTCCGTGATCTCGAAGCGCAGCTTCAGCGGGCGTTCCACCGTGATCCGCTGGTAGCCGAAGTCCTCGTTGCGGAAGACCTTCACCTTGCCGTGCAGCGGGTGCTCCGGATCGTCCGCGACGGCCAGCGCCTCGCCGTACAGCTTGACCACCGTGGCGATGTGCTCCTTGCCCAGCTCCTTGCGCTTGTCGCCCAGCGACTTCCGCATCTTCTGCCACTGGTCGCGGGCGTCCAGCAGGACGACCTTGCCCTTGTGGTCCGGGCTCTTGCGGTTGGTCAGGATCCAGAAGTACGTCGAGATGCCGGTGTTGTAGAACAGCTGGTCCGGCAGGGCGACGATGCCCTCGAGCCAGTCGTTCTCCAGAATCCAGCGGCGGATCTCCGACTCGCCCGAGCCGGCCGCACCCGTGAAGAGCGGGGAGCCGTTGAAGACGATCGCCAGGCGCGAGCCGCCCTTGCCGTTGACGTCCACCGGCTTCATCTTGTCGATCATGTGCTGGAGGAACAGCAGCGAGCCGTCGTTGATGCGCGGGAGCCCCGCGCCGAAGCGGCCGGCCTCGCCCAGCGCCTTGTGCTCGTGCTCGACCGCTTCCTTGACCTTCTTCCACTCCACACCGAACGGCGGGTTGGCCAGCATGTAGTCGAAGGTCTTGCGGGCGTGGCCGTCGTCGGAGAAGGAGTTGCCGAAGGCGATGTTCTCCGGGTCCTGGCCCTTGATCATCAGGTCGGACCGACAGATCGCCCATGATTCGGGGTTGAGCTCCTGCCCGTACACCTCGACCGTGGCGTCCGGGTTCAGGTCCTTGATGAGGTCGTCCATCGCGGAGAGCATGCCGCCCGTGCCGCAGGCCGGGTCGAGCACCGTGCGCACCGCGCCCGGCAACTGGAGCGCGTCACCGTCCGGGGCGACCAGCAGCCGCACCATCAGCTGGATGACCTCACGCGGGGTGAAGTGCTCACCGGCCGTCTCGTTGGACTGCTCGGAGAAGCGGCGGATCAGCTCCTCGAAGATGTAGCCCATGTTGTGGTTGGGCACGACCTCGGGACGCAGGTCCAGGTCGGTGAACCTGCCGATGACCTGGTAGAGCAGCCCCGCGCCGTCCAGCCGCTTGATCTGCTGGGCGAACTCGAAGCGGTCCAGGACGCCGCGGGCGTTGTCGGAGAACGCCCCGACGTACACCGTGAGGTTCTTCGCCGCGTTCTGCGGGTCCGCCGCGATCTTCTTCAGGGTCAGGTTGGACCGGTTGTAGAAGGCGTGGCCCGAGGCCCGGCGCAGGAAGCGGTCCGGGTCGATGTCGCCGTCCTTGTACTGCTCCGCGATCTCGGCGACCTTCTCGCGGGTCGGTTCCAGCACGCACTCCAGTCGCCGCAGCACCGTGAACGGCAGGATGACCTTGCCGTAGTCGGACTGCTTGTAGTCCCCCCGCAGGAGGTCGGCGACGGACCACGCGTGGTTCGCCAACTCCGTGTGCTTACTGCTGTTCAACTGGATCCCCAGGTTCCTTCCGAAATGTCCCAACCCCACCGTCCGAGGAGATCGGTCTGCCTAGGACGGTCCGACAAGTGTGGTCTATGTGTGAGAAGCGGTGTGCCTAATGGGGTGCATCGCCACCCCGGCCACCCGCCTCCGCCGCGTCCCGCGACGGCAGCAGCTGCCCGCCCGTGAGCCCGCCCGCCAGCAGCCGTGCCGTCTCCTCCGCCAGCAGGGTCGCCCGCCGTGCCTCCGCCCGGAGCTCGTGCACGTGCCGGAACGCTTCCCCGTACCGCCGCTGCTCCTCCAGCGGCAGCAGGGGCACGCGCAGCCGGCCCGGGCTGACCGTCAGCACCGTGCTGCCCGTCGACGCGCCCGCGATGTTCTCCTCCGCCCCCAGGAACCCGGCGAGGAACCAGGCGTCCAGGCGGGCCGGGTCCGGCCGGAACAGGTGGATGTGGGGGCCGAGCAGCGCCCCGGCGTCCTCGTCGCCCGCGACCCGGGCCATCGGGCCGTCCGCGCTCGCGACCGCCCGTACAAGGACGTCCCCGACGGCGATCACGGGTGCCGTGTCGTCGGACAGCCCCGTCCGGTCGCCGGTGGGCCCTGACCCGGTCGCGATGTCCGAGCTGGTGAGCACCGCCCGAGTCTCGGGTCTCCCGCCCCCGTCGAACCCACCGCCTGCGGCCTTTGTGCGGGGGCGCACGCTGTCCGGTTGTGTCCGCAGCAGGGTGAGCGCCCCGCCACGCGCGAGGTCGGACGCGGTCGCCGTCCGCCACTCGCGGGCCGAGGCACCCGCGGCGCTCCAGCCCTCATGGCCCGCCGCCCGCGCGAGGGACCGCGCGGCCTCGGCGAGGTTCCGGCGC includes:
- a CDS encoding restriction endonuclease subunit S, which encodes MIAVTPLKRVARIQYGLGQPPPLSESGIPIIRATNISRGQITEKDLLRAKPENLPLNRAPLLTEGEILVVRSGAHTGDSARVPREWAGSAPGYDLRVTPLTIDSRYAAWSLLSSAAVEQMKLASSRAAQSHLNAEELGAVEINLPPLAEQHRIADFLDAETARMDALLAHRTRQTALLEQSDDSVVTEMLDRASGQPARLKHLATKITSGPRGWGDLVADSGSLFLRITNIPRRGIQLDLRDSLYVDAEPGPERERSRTHVGDILVSITADIGSVALVDERGADGNVSQHVALVRPNPTTCSPKWLAYALKSARSKQTLRMNSYGGTKVGLGLGDIANLDLDVPSLPAQEVIAARIEDALERREMLRRAMSEQIDLLKERRQALITAAVTGQFDVSTASGRNVTEGVSA
- a CDS encoding class I SAM-dependent DNA methyltransferase: MNSSKHTELANHAWSVADLLRGDYKQSDYGKVILPFTVLRRLECVLEPTREKVAEIAEQYKDGDIDPDRFLRRASGHAFYNRSNLTLKKIAADPQNAAKNLTVYVGAFSDNARGVLDRFEFAQQIKRLDGAGLLYQVIGRFTDLDLRPEVVPNHNMGYIFEELIRRFSEQSNETAGEHFTPREVIQLMVRLLVAPDGDALQLPGAVRTVLDPACGTGGMLSAMDDLIKDLNPDATVEVYGQELNPESWAICRSDLMIKGQDPENIAFGNSFSDDGHARKTFDYMLANPPFGVEWKKVKEAVEHEHKALGEAGRFGAGLPRINDGSLLFLQHMIDKMKPVDVNGKGGSRLAIVFNGSPLFTGAAGSGESEIRRWILENDWLEGIVALPDQLFYNTGISTYFWILTNRKSPDHKGKVVLLDARDQWQKMRKSLGDKRKELGKEHIATVVKLYGEALAVADDPEHPLHGKVKVFRNEDFGYQRITVERPLKLRFEITEETLAALEASKPIQKLPQAPALTDAFKSLMDTSWATKQEAWLALKDAVVQAGGTWPTGAPFNKALRDVIGVRDPEGEVQRVKGEPEPDAELRDYENVPLGEDVEEYLAREVHPHVPDAWIDHSKTKIGYEIPFTRHFYVYEPPRPLAEIDAELKALEAEIQILLSEVTE